In a genomic window of bacterium:
- a CDS encoding aldehyde dehydrogenase family protein, producing the protein MATEQSFNIPDYPNIIAGEESAEGGRVIIRNPYDLSPLGAVFDATPAEAERAIAAAHRAFEKTRRIPAHERKAILTRLRDLVLWHAPKFAELLCRENAKPIALCRAELARVADTLTLSAEEAGRLTGEFLPFDSAPGGEGRFGIARRFPLGPVAAITPFNFPLNLLAHKIGPALAVGAPVVHKPCVQAPLTAFEFARLVYESGWPQDAYSVIYAQPDAAQLLVTDGRIKVLSFTGSDAVGWKLKSLAGKKRVLLELGGSASCIIEPDMPDRDTALSRCVNGAFAYSGQVCISIQRLMVSDEIYDTFVPQFVERAKKLTLGDPMSQDTSIGPVIDDSAAERIEKWVREAEAAGARILTGKYLGNRMFEPYILENVPATCELGCNEIFGPVVALYRYGTLDEAIALTNASRYGLQSGLFTSNISKAFRAFEQLEVGGLMINEVPGWRTDGMPYGGTKDSGVGREGPRYAIEDYTEIRLLAIKQ; encoded by the coding sequence ATGGCAACCGAACAATCTTTCAACATTCCGGATTATCCGAACATTATCGCGGGCGAGGAATCCGCGGAGGGCGGGCGCGTTATCATCCGCAATCCGTACGATCTCTCCCCGCTCGGCGCGGTGTTCGATGCGACTCCCGCCGAAGCGGAACGCGCCATCGCCGCGGCGCACCGCGCGTTCGAAAAAACAAGGCGCATACCCGCTCACGAGCGCAAGGCGATCCTTACCAGGCTTCGCGACCTCGTTCTTTGGCACGCCCCCAAATTCGCCGAGCTGCTCTGCCGCGAGAACGCAAAGCCAATCGCGCTCTGCCGCGCCGAGCTTGCCCGCGTCGCCGACACGCTCACGCTTTCCGCGGAGGAGGCAGGCAGGCTTACGGGCGAGTTCCTTCCGTTCGATTCCGCGCCCGGCGGCGAAGGGCGGTTCGGCATCGCCCGCCGCTTCCCGCTCGGCCCCGTCGCCGCGATCACGCCGTTCAACTTCCCGCTGAATTTGCTGGCGCACAAGATCGGCCCCGCGCTCGCCGTCGGAGCGCCCGTCGTCCACAAGCCCTGCGTACAGGCGCCGCTGACCGCGTTCGAGTTCGCGCGGCTCGTTTACGAATCGGGCTGGCCGCAGGACGCGTACAGCGTGATTTACGCGCAGCCGGACGCAGCGCAGCTCCTCGTCACCGACGGGCGCATCAAAGTGCTCTCGTTCACAGGCAGCGACGCGGTCGGCTGGAAGCTGAAATCGCTCGCCGGAAAAAAGCGCGTTCTGCTGGAGCTCGGCGGAAGCGCGAGCTGCATAATCGAGCCGGACATGCCGGACCGGGATACGGCGCTGTCGCGCTGCGTGAACGGGGCGTTCGCGTACAGCGGCCAGGTGTGCATCAGCATCCAGCGGCTGATGGTGAGCGATGAGATTTACGACACGTTTGTCCCGCAATTCGTCGAGCGCGCGAAAAAGCTGACGCTGGGCGACCCGATGAGTCAAGACACGAGTATCGGCCCCGTGATTGACGACTCGGCGGCGGAGCGCATCGAAAAATGGGTGCGGGAAGCGGAGGCTGCGGGCGCGCGAATCCTGACGGGCAAATATCTGGGAAACCGTATGTTCGAGCCGTACATACTTGAAAACGTACCGGCAACCTGCGAGCTTGGCTGCAACGAAATTTTCGGCCCGGTCGTCGCGCTGTACCGATACGGGACGCTGGACGAAGCGATTGCGCTGACGAACGCGAGCCGCTACGGCCTGCAATCCGGGCTGTTCACGTCGAACATATCAAAAGCGTTCCGCGCGTTCGAGCAACTAGAAGTGGGCGGACTGATGATAAACGAAGTCCCCGGCTGGCGTACAGACGGGATGCCCTACGGCGGCACGAAGGATTCCGGCGTGGGACGCGAAGGCCCTCGCTACGCAATCGAGGACTACACCGAAATAAGACTTTTGGCCATCAAGCAGTAA